A window of Erpetoichthys calabaricus chromosome 12, fErpCal1.3, whole genome shotgun sequence contains these coding sequences:
- the LOC114663143 gene encoding type-2 angiotensin II receptor-like yields the protein MSVDRYLAIVHPLQSQSRRSLCQAQFITMMVWNLDFFSSLPTIYFRNTYYLEMYKVTACIMDFPQDDFSAWSAALGLMKNTLGFLVPFSIIISCYIGIGKYLLKTLYLEINKHKRDKVLWKVLAVLLAFFICWFPFHILTFLDILTMLNLITSCKLKALIDTLMPFTLCVVFANSSVNPLLYCFMGNDFQQELIYLVKRRSSVFLNKRNSISTQLNSFSRKLSDAKELGGLPKSGHS from the coding sequence ATGAGCGTGGACAGATATCTTGCTATTGTGCATCCCCTACAGTCTCAGAGCAGAAGAAGTTTATGCCAGGCTCAGTTTATCACCATGATGGTGTGGAATTTGGATTTTTTCTCAAGTCTTCCAACAATTTACTTCAGAAACACATACTATCTGGAAATGTACAAGGTGACCGCATGTATAATGGACTTCCCTCAGGACGACTTCTCTGCCTGGTCTGCTGCACTGGGACTAATGAAAAATACACTTGGCTTTCTTGTTCCATTTTCGATCATCATCAGCTGTTACATTGGCATTGGAAAGTACCTGCTGAAAACGCTGTACCTGGAGATAAACAAGCACAAGAGGGACAAGGTCCTGTGGAAGGTGCTGGCTGTACTGCTGGCTTTTTTCATCTGCTGGTTTCCCTTTCACATCCTAACATTTCTTGATATCCTTACCATGTTAAACCTCATTACAAGTTGCAAGTTAAAGGCTCTCATAGATACCTTGATGCCTTTTACACTTTGTGTGGTCTTTGCCAATAGCTCTGTTAACCCTTTGCTATACTGCTTCATGGGCAATGATTTCCAGCAGGAGCTCATCTATCTAGTGAAGAGACGCTCATCAGTGTTCCTTAATAAAAGGAACTCTATCAGCACACAGCTGAActctttttcaagaaaattaaGTGATGCGAAGGAGCTGGGAGGTTTACCCAAGTCAGGCCATTCCTAA